One Gloeobacter morelensis MG652769 DNA window includes the following coding sequences:
- a CDS encoding PIN domain-containing protein: MQDNVFIDTNIWLYQILQSEDSDHQRKRLTALEVCQNQDTTIFISTQVLNEISNVLLKKFFFQREAVLDFLELVLDVAEVIPLDASMTIDGVEVACRYRFSLYDSLIVVAALNSGCSQLLTEDLQNQQVVRYKNYQTTVINPFEKHQ; the protein is encoded by the coding sequence ATGCAAGATAATGTCTTCATAGACACAAATATTTGGCTCTACCAGATATTGCAATCAGAAGACTCAGATCATCAGAGAAAACGGTTGACAGCATTAGAGGTTTGCCAAAATCAAGACACTACCATTTTCATCTCTACTCAAGTATTAAATGAAATTTCTAACGTTCTCTTGAAGAAATTCTTTTTTCAAAGAGAAGCAGTACTAGACTTTTTGGAACTTGTTTTGGATGTCGCAGAAGTAATTCCCTTGGACGCTTCTATGACGATTGATGGTGTAGAAGTCGCTTGCAGGTATAGGTTTTCCCTTTATGACTCTCTTATTGTTGTTGCAGCCTTGAATTCAGGGTGCTCTCAACTGCTAACAGAAGATTTGCAAAACCAGCAAGTTGTTAGATATAAGAATTATCAGACAACGGTTATTAACCCTTTTGAGAAGCATCAATAG
- a CDS encoding biotin transporter BioY gives MNFQSDRPIPGIRTTLGLPLPRKRWLPLPTPVEVIWALVGLVLTVGGTLCRVQLPDRFPQSIAFGSWPPAVEWYFEPGYPFSLQIAAVLFSGCVGGPVAAGLAQIAYLALGFAGFPVFTGGGGISYFTQPQSGYLLAFVPAAVLTGVLAFRCRSNLNWLATSALAGLAIVHIGGLAGLLVHLPVGPTLTHAVVQFSLLPLLGQAIGVLLAAGAGWLVRRLLLS, from the coding sequence ATGAACTTTCAATCGGATCGCCCGATACCTGGCATCCGTACCACCCTCGGCCTGCCGTTGCCGCGTAAGCGGTGGTTGCCGCTTCCCACCCCCGTCGAAGTGATCTGGGCTCTGGTCGGTCTGGTGCTCACCGTCGGTGGCACCCTCTGCCGTGTGCAGTTGCCCGACCGCTTCCCGCAGTCGATCGCCTTTGGCAGCTGGCCGCCCGCAGTCGAATGGTACTTTGAGCCCGGCTATCCGTTTTCGCTGCAAATCGCGGCGGTGCTGTTCTCGGGCTGCGTTGGCGGACCGGTGGCGGCGGGACTTGCCCAGATTGCTTACCTGGCTCTAGGCTTTGCGGGCTTTCCGGTCTTTACCGGCGGGGGGGGCATCAGCTACTTCACCCAACCCCAATCCGGCTACCTGCTTGCCTTTGTACCCGCCGCCGTGCTCACCGGGGTGCTCGCCTTCCGCTGCCGCTCCAACCTCAACTGGCTGGCTACCAGTGCCCTGGCGGGTCTGGCCATCGTCCATATTGGAGGACTCGCCGGGTTGCTGGTGCACCTGCCGGTGGGACCGACCCTCACCCACGCAGTCGTCCAGTTCTCGCTGCTGCCGCTGCTGGGTCAGGCGATCGGCGTACTGCTCGCCGCTGGAGCAGGCTGGCTGGTCCGCCGCCTGCTGCTGTCCTAA
- a CDS encoding complement resistance protein TraT — MEDPSSIFGADWVNHDQEDSELPMIENNWHESNSEEWDDFDDNLQQQEVEIKSYTDTSIESVSEENVGQLTYENWIVQGYTVDLNAEFDPQTGNYATGLQPNSLGCDKTDYDGSLADNVKVGFSGITGAGGTAVGWTLFGEAGAAVLGGPAGAILGGIAGSVLGNTLYNAGIDEAKRSQAECRDKQSQDEE; from the coding sequence ATGGAAGATCCAAGTAGCATCTTTGGAGCTGATTGGGTAAATCATGACCAAGAAGACTCCGAGCTGCCAATGATAGAAAATAATTGGCACGAGTCCAATTCAGAAGAATGGGATGACTTTGATGACAATCTGCAGCAGCAAGAAGTTGAGATAAAAAGTTACACCGATACTTCAATTGAATCAGTGAGCGAGGAAAACGTCGGACAGTTGACCTATGAAAATTGGATTGTTCAAGGATATACAGTAGATCTAAATGCTGAATTTGATCCACAGACGGGCAATTATGCAACCGGTCTACAGCCCAACTCGCTTGGCTGTGACAAAACTGATTATGACGGAAGCCTAGCTGATAACGTAAAAGTCGGTTTTTCAGGAATTACTGGAGCGGGAGGAACTGCCGTCGGGTGGACACTATTCGGTGAAGCTGGCGCTGCGGTATTGGGCGGCCCTGCTGGGGCAATCCTTGGGGGTATTGCAGGCAGTGTTTTAGGCAACACTCTCTACAATGCTGGCATTGACGAGGCCAAGCGGAGTCAAGCCGAGTGTCGTGATAAGCAAAGTCAGGATGAAGAGTAG
- a CDS encoding type I restriction endonuclease subunit R — protein sequence MNKIVQTEREAQDRVIALFRNELGYRYLGDWHDRDDNSNIEETLLTAYLEGRGYSSPQISKVLDRLRAEADHPNRDLYENNRAVYELLRYGVPVKLAAGLKTETIQLIDWQHPERNDFAIAEEVTLKGKLERRPDLVLYVNGIALAVLELKSGCVSIGDGIRQLISNQRSEFNAWFFSTVQFVFAGNNSEGLRYGTVGTSEKYFLKWKEDEKDNSRFPLDKYLLKLCAKERLLELIYDFVLFDGGIKKVPRPHQYVGVKKAQKHANDHEGGIIWHTQGSGKSIVMVLLAKWILENKPNARVLIVTDRDELDKQIESVFLGAGEKISRASSGLELLRRLSQPTPRLLCALVHKFGKKGSDNFDVFIKELRAQPSQTFGEVFVFVDECHRTQSGRLHSAMKARMPNAVLIGFTGTPLLKADKQTSLEVFGKYIDTYLYKEAVEDGVILDLVYEARDIDQRLGSPQRVDSWFAAKTSGLNDWQKAALREKWGTMQNVLSSYSRMEQVVNEIVLDFNVKPRLLSRHGNAMLVASSIYEACRYYVLFQRTELKEGRCALITSYSPHTKDITKEDTGANTETDKQFIYETYNELLKGTTAAPGKSRTETYEDQAKQLFKEKPATMRLLIVVDKLLTGFDAPSCTYLYIDKNMQDHGLFQAICRTNRIDGEDKDFGYIVDFKNLLTKVENAIAVYTSELDPSPDGTDPQILLQDRLVKNRERLDGALEQLAFLCESVETPGGDKQYIQYFCGNPDLEDDLQEREPQRLALYKTTATLLRAYGNIADDLERAGYNEADSQRLRRSVDQYTKLRDLIRLASGESIDLKAYEADMRYLIDSFIQADEPRKISPFDETPLLELIAREGIAKAIESRLKNLKHNPEAVAETIENNVRSLILKEGASDPAYYDRMSELLKEIIAERRDRALEYEEYLKRIAELVQRVTTGQGEGVPEQLNTPGRRALYNNLGEDEALALKIDETVKRMRPDDWRGNRVKENVIKYALHEVLQDEAEVERIFLTIRQQPEY from the coding sequence GTGAACAAGATCGTCCAGACTGAACGAGAGGCGCAGGACCGGGTCATCGCCCTGTTCCGCAACGAGCTGGGCTACCGCTATCTTGGCGACTGGCACGACCGCGACGACAACAGCAACATCGAAGAGACGTTGCTCACGGCTTATCTGGAGGGGAGGGGCTACAGCTCTCCCCAGATCTCAAAGGTGCTTGACCGCCTGCGCGCCGAAGCGGATCACCCAAATCGCGATCTCTACGAGAACAACAGGGCGGTCTACGAGCTTCTGCGCTACGGGGTGCCGGTGAAGCTGGCGGCGGGCCTGAAGACCGAGACGATCCAGCTCATCGACTGGCAGCATCCCGAGCGCAACGACTTTGCCATCGCCGAGGAAGTGACACTCAAAGGCAAGCTCGAGCGGCGGCCCGATCTGGTGTTGTACGTGAATGGGATTGCCCTGGCGGTGCTGGAACTGAAGAGTGGCTGCGTCTCGATCGGCGACGGCATCCGTCAGCTGATTTCTAATCAGAGATCTGAATTTAATGCCTGGTTCTTCAGTACTGTACAGTTCGTCTTCGCCGGGAACAATTCGGAAGGACTGCGCTACGGCACGGTCGGCACCTCCGAGAAGTACTTTCTCAAATGGAAGGAGGATGAAAAGGACAATAGCCGCTTCCCACTCGATAAATATCTGCTCAAGTTGTGTGCAAAAGAGCGGTTGCTCGAGCTGATCTACGACTTCGTGCTCTTCGATGGCGGGATCAAGAAGGTGCCCCGGCCCCACCAGTACGTCGGCGTCAAGAAAGCCCAGAAGCATGCCAACGATCACGAGGGCGGGATCATCTGGCACACCCAGGGTAGCGGCAAGAGCATCGTCATGGTGCTGCTCGCCAAGTGGATTCTTGAAAACAAGCCCAACGCCCGCGTGCTGATCGTCACCGACCGCGACGAACTCGATAAGCAGATCGAATCGGTCTTCTTGGGAGCAGGTGAAAAGATTTCGCGTGCTAGTAGCGGCCTTGAACTGCTGCGCCGGCTGAGCCAGCCGACGCCGCGCCTGCTCTGCGCGCTCGTCCACAAGTTCGGCAAAAAGGGCAGCGATAACTTTGACGTGTTCATCAAAGAACTGAGGGCTCAGCCTTCTCAGACGTTCGGTGAGGTGTTCGTCTTCGTAGACGAATGCCACCGCACCCAGAGCGGCAGATTGCACAGTGCGATGAAGGCACGGATGCCCAACGCTGTCTTGATCGGCTTTACCGGCACACCGCTGCTTAAAGCGGATAAACAGACCAGCCTCGAAGTCTTCGGCAAGTACATCGACACCTATCTATACAAAGAGGCGGTCGAAGATGGGGTCATCCTCGATCTGGTCTACGAGGCGCGCGACATCGATCAGCGCCTCGGCTCACCGCAGCGGGTCGATAGCTGGTTTGCGGCCAAGACCAGCGGGCTGAATGACTGGCAGAAGGCCGCCCTGCGCGAAAAGTGGGGCACGATGCAGAACGTGCTGAGTTCTTACTCCCGGATGGAGCAGGTCGTAAATGAAATCGTCCTTGATTTCAACGTCAAGCCGCGCCTGTTAAGTAGACATGGCAACGCGATGCTGGTAGCGTCCAGTATCTACGAAGCCTGCCGCTACTACGTGCTATTCCAGCGGACAGAACTCAAGGAAGGACGGTGTGCGCTCATCACTTCCTACAGTCCCCACACCAAGGACATCACCAAGGAGGACACCGGTGCCAATACCGAGACGGATAAGCAGTTCATCTATGAAACGTACAACGAGTTGCTGAAAGGTACCACTGCTGCACCGGGCAAGAGCAGGACAGAAACTTACGAAGATCAGGCAAAGCAGCTATTCAAAGAAAAACCCGCAACTATGCGGCTGCTCATCGTCGTGGACAAGCTGCTCACCGGCTTCGATGCGCCGAGTTGCACTTATCTTTACATTGATAAGAATATGCAGGATCACGGCCTGTTCCAGGCGATCTGCCGCACCAACCGCATCGATGGCGAGGACAAAGATTTTGGCTACATCGTGGACTTCAAGAATTTGCTCACCAAGGTCGAGAATGCCATCGCCGTCTACACCTCCGAACTCGACCCCAGCCCGGACGGCACCGACCCGCAAATTCTTCTGCAGGACCGCCTGGTCAAGAACCGTGAACGTCTGGATGGTGCGCTCGAGCAGCTTGCATTCCTCTGCGAATCGGTCGAGACGCCAGGGGGAGATAAGCAATACATACAGTACTTCTGCGGCAATCCCGACCTTGAAGACGATCTGCAGGAGCGGGAGCCCCAGCGCCTGGCGCTCTACAAAACCACGGCTACCCTGCTCAGGGCTTACGGCAACATCGCCGACGATCTGGAACGTGCAGGTTACAACGAGGCGGACAGCCAGCGGCTCAGGCGTTCGGTCGATCAGTATACAAAGCTGCGCGATCTGATTCGCCTGGCCAGCGGCGAAAGCATCGATCTCAAAGCCTACGAGGCTGACATGCGCTACCTGATCGACAGCTTCATCCAGGCCGACGAGCCTAGGAAGATTTCGCCCTTCGACGAGACGCCGCTGCTGGAACTGATCGCCAGGGAGGGCATCGCGAAGGCCATCGAGAGCAGGCTCAAAAACCTCAAGCACAACCCGGAGGCTGTGGCTGAGACGATCGAGAACAACGTCCGCAGCCTGATCCTCAAAGAAGGCGCAAGCGATCCCGCCTACTACGACAGGATGTCGGAATTGCTCAAAGAGATCATCGCCGAGCGCAGAGACAGGGCGCTGGAGTACGAGGAGTACCTGAAGCGAATCGCCGAGTTGGTCCAGCGGGTGACGACCGGCCAGGGTGAGGGCGTGCCGGAGCAGTTGAATACGCCGGGACGGCGGGCTCTCTACAACAACCTCGGAGAGGATGAGGCGCTGGCTCTCAAGATTGACGAAACTGTCAAAAGGATGCGACCTGACGACTGGCGTGGTAATCGAGTCAAGGAGAACGTTATCAAGTATGCCCTGCACGAAGTCCTACAGGATGAAGCTGAGGTGGAGCGGATCTTTCTGACGATCAGGCAGCAGCCGGAGTACTGA
- a CDS encoding ATP-binding protein, which produces MKEHQHIEWKEVWKDECLKWISGFANAEGGVLEIGKDDSGVVVGVPEVEKLLEVLPNKVRDVLGILVAVNLREEAGREYLEIVVDSYLYPVSYRGQYFVRVGSTLQELKGGALDGFLLKKQGKHWDGVPVPYVSAADLDAQALQRFRERAARSRRLSPEILEEDNAHLIDKLHLMEGSYLKRAALLLFHADPERFVTGAYVKVGFFESNADLLYQDEIHGDLFSQVNRTIEVLQAKYLRALISYEGLQRVETYPVPEEALREAILNAIAHKDYGSGIPIQISVYDDKIMIWNSGQLPPEWTVERLTEKHNSRPYNPDVANAFFRAGMIEAWGRGIERIVHACQAQGLPLPVWQYEKTGLWTVFGFAAKPQPESQPESQPESVSLEVRVLRLLATRGPLSKSALSSMLGQKEVSGSLNQLIRRLLTTGMLAYTLPDKPQSRLQQYRLTEAGLQFLATLR; this is translated from the coding sequence ATGAAGGAACATCAGCATATCGAATGGAAGGAGGTGTGGAAGGACGAATGTCTCAAGTGGATTTCGGGCTTTGCCAATGCCGAAGGCGGTGTGCTCGAGATCGGAAAGGATGATTCGGGTGTCGTCGTTGGTGTGCCGGAGGTAGAGAAGCTACTGGAGGTTCTTCCCAACAAGGTGCGCGATGTGCTCGGGATTCTCGTCGCGGTCAATTTGCGAGAAGAGGCAGGGCGGGAGTATCTGGAGATTGTGGTTGATTCCTATCTGTACCCGGTCAGTTACAGGGGCCAGTATTTTGTCCGCGTGGGCAGCACGCTGCAGGAACTCAAAGGCGGAGCGCTCGACGGCTTTTTATTGAAGAAGCAGGGTAAGCACTGGGATGGTGTACCTGTGCCCTATGTGAGCGCGGCGGATCTCGATGCTCAGGCGCTACAGCGCTTTCGTGAGCGGGCTGCCAGGAGTCGCCGCCTTTCACCTGAAATCCTGGAGGAGGACAATGCCCATCTGATCGACAAGTTGCACCTGATGGAAGGCAGCTATCTGAAACGGGCGGCGCTGCTATTGTTTCACGCCGATCCGGAGCGCTTCGTCACCGGGGCATATGTCAAGGTCGGTTTTTTCGAGAGCAATGCGGACCTGCTCTATCAGGACGAGATCCACGGTGACCTCTTCAGCCAGGTCAACCGGACGATCGAGGTGCTACAGGCCAAGTATCTGAGGGCACTGATTTCTTACGAGGGGCTGCAGCGGGTGGAGACGTACCCGGTGCCTGAGGAGGCGCTGCGCGAGGCGATTTTGAATGCGATTGCCCACAAGGACTACGGCAGCGGCATTCCCATCCAGATCAGCGTGTACGACGACAAAATCATGATCTGGAATTCGGGACAGTTGCCGCCGGAGTGGACGGTAGAGCGATTGACCGAAAAGCACAATTCGCGGCCCTATAACCCTGATGTCGCGAACGCTTTTTTCCGAGCTGGGATGATCGAAGCCTGGGGACGAGGCATCGAGCGCATCGTTCACGCCTGTCAGGCGCAGGGATTGCCGTTGCCCGTGTGGCAGTATGAAAAAACGGGGTTGTGGACAGTTTTTGGATTTGCAGCAAAACCACAGCCAGAGTCACAGCCAGAGTCACAGCCAGAGTCGGTGTCACTGGAGGTGCGGGTGTTGAGGCTGCTGGCAACGCGCGGGCCTCTGTCCAAATCGGCGCTCTCCTCCATGCTTGGGCAGAAAGAGGTTTCTGGGTCTCTGAATCAATTGATTCGCCGTCTGTTGACGACAGGAATGTTAGCCTATACGCTTCCTGATAAGCCCCAAAGCCGTTTGCAACAATATCGCCTCACTGAGGCAGGTTTGCAGTTCCTGGCAACTCTAAGGTGA
- a CDS encoding restriction endonuclease subunit S gives MNIPQLLKGYKETELGIIPNNWKVVALCDYSKKITDGEHLTPKRSSNGYYLLSARNILNGHLNLSDVDFVDASEYQRIRQRCNPEVGDVLISCSGSVGRVAIVPQGLECVMVRSAALIKPNPMFLSGQYLQYFLQSKIAQDQISASLNQAAQANLFLNHIERLLVALPPTKAEQEAIAKALNDADALIESLEQLIAKKRQIKQGAMQELLTGKRRLPGFSGEWKVERLDAVAEIDPENLGSTTPNNYGFNYISLEDIEVGFLTGYSEEKFGSSPSRARRQLRAGDILVATVRPNLKSHLLFTMPQSNWVCSTGFSVVRCRKKEANSRYIFFHFFSDYVNKQIESLLTGSNYPAISGKDVAALEMPLPKPHEQMAVAAILSDMDAEIFALEAKLSKARQIKQGMMQELLTGRIRLV, from the coding sequence ATGAACATTCCTCAGTTGCTCAAGGGATACAAGGAAACAGAGCTAGGAATAATTCCAAACAATTGGAAAGTCGTAGCTCTTTGCGACTATTCCAAGAAAATCACTGATGGAGAGCATTTAACACCTAAGAGATCCTCTAATGGTTACTATCTCCTATCAGCAAGAAACATCCTCAACGGACACCTAAATTTGTCAGATGTTGACTTCGTTGATGCTAGTGAATATCAGCGAATCCGACAGAGATGCAATCCGGAAGTCGGGGATGTACTAATCTCTTGCTCTGGTTCAGTTGGCCGGGTTGCGATTGTTCCACAGGGCCTCGAATGCGTAATGGTCAGAAGTGCCGCCCTAATAAAACCAAACCCTATGTTTCTTAGTGGCCAGTACCTACAATATTTCCTTCAATCAAAAATTGCTCAAGATCAGATCAGCGCTAGCCTAAACCAGGCTGCTCAGGCGAACCTTTTTCTAAATCATATCGAGCGTTTGCTTGTTGCTCTTCCTCCCACTAAAGCCGAACAAGAAGCTATTGCCAAGGCATTGAACGACGCGGACGCCCTCATCGAATCTCTGGAGCAACTCATCGCCAAGAAGCGCCAGATCAAACAGGGTGCGATGCAGGAATTGCTCACTGGTAAAAGACGGCTGCCGGGCTTCAGCGGTGAGTGGAAGGTAGAACGGTTAGATGCGGTTGCCGAGATAGACCCGGAGAATCTTGGAAGTACTACGCCTAATAACTATGGATTTAACTATATTTCGCTTGAGGATATAGAAGTTGGTTTCCTGACTGGCTACTCTGAAGAAAAATTTGGCTCTTCTCCCTCACGAGCACGCCGTCAGCTGAGAGCAGGAGATATACTTGTAGCCACAGTGCGACCGAATTTGAAATCACACTTGCTCTTCACAATGCCTCAATCAAATTGGGTTTGTTCAACAGGATTTTCCGTTGTACGTTGTAGAAAAAAAGAAGCCAATTCTCGCTATATCTTCTTTCATTTTTTTAGTGATTATGTGAACAAACAAATAGAGTCACTTCTCACAGGTTCCAACTATCCTGCTATCAGTGGAAAAGATGTAGCGGCGCTGGAAATGCCATTGCCAAAGCCTCATGAGCAAATGGCAGTTGCCGCAATCCTCTCCGATATGGATGCCGAGATTTTTGCGCTGGAAGCAAAACTATCCAAAGCACGCCAGATCAAACAAGGCATGATGCAGGAGTTGCTGACTGGGAGGATTCGCCTTGTATGA
- the rbfA gene encoding 30S ribosome-binding factor RbfA: MKTHRPARVGELIKREVSDMLLKGQIKDPRVGAGLVSVTDVEVTGDLRQAKIFVSIFGTPEAQKLTMTTLAEVTGFVRQEIGHRIRLRYTPEIAFVQDRSLERGARITRLIDEIRAEEEARTAHKEEGN, encoded by the coding sequence ATGAAGACGCACCGACCGGCGAGAGTGGGCGAGTTGATCAAGCGCGAGGTGAGCGACATGCTGCTCAAGGGACAGATCAAAGATCCGCGCGTGGGGGCGGGCCTGGTGAGCGTCACCGATGTCGAAGTGACGGGCGATCTGCGCCAGGCCAAGATTTTTGTGAGCATCTTCGGCACCCCCGAGGCGCAGAAATTGACGATGACGACCCTTGCGGAGGTGACCGGCTTTGTGCGCCAGGAAATCGGCCACCGCATCCGCCTGCGCTATACGCCCGAGATTGCCTTTGTGCAGGACCGGTCGCTGGAGCGGGGGGCGCGCATCACCCGCCTGATTGACGAAATTCGCGCCGAAGAGGAGGCCCGCACCGCGCACAAGGAGGAGGGCAATTGA
- a CDS encoding M48 family metallopeptidase → MVTQIDLGTITVEVVRKKIKNIHLSVHPPSGKVRIAAPLRLDLDTIRVFVITRLEWIKRQQQKLRAQEREPAREYIERESHYVWGRRYLLQVIEKDAPPRVELQHNKLVLQVRPGADRAKKQSILEDWYRTQLKQAVPPLIAKWEPLMGVTVERFFVQRMKTQWGSCNPVTASIRLNTDLAKKPPEFLECVVVHEMVHLIEPTHSSRFRALMDQFMPKWTFYRSELNRLPVRSEEWNNA, encoded by the coding sequence ATGGTCACGCAGATCGATTTGGGCACTATCACGGTGGAAGTGGTCAGAAAAAAGATCAAGAACATCCACCTGAGTGTCCATCCACCCAGCGGCAAAGTCAGAATTGCAGCGCCGTTGCGACTAGATCTCGATACCATTCGCGTCTTTGTGATCACCAGGCTCGAATGGATCAAGCGCCAACAGCAGAAATTGCGCGCTCAGGAGCGCGAGCCTGCCCGCGAGTACATCGAGCGCGAGAGTCATTACGTCTGGGGAAGGCGCTATCTGCTCCAGGTGATCGAAAAGGATGCGCCGCCGAGAGTCGAACTGCAGCACAACAAACTCGTTCTTCAGGTTCGCCCCGGTGCGGATCGAGCGAAGAAGCAATCGATCCTCGAAGACTGGTACCGAACACAGTTGAAGCAGGCCGTGCCCCCCCTGATTGCAAAATGGGAGCCCTTGATGGGTGTCACTGTCGAGCGCTTCTTCGTACAGCGGATGAAGACCCAGTGGGGTAGTTGCAACCCTGTCACCGCAAGCATTCGGTTAAACACCGACCTGGCTAAGAAACCGCCGGAATTTCTCGAATGTGTGGTCGTCCACGAAATGGTGCACCTCATTGAACCGACCCACAGCAGTCGCTTTCGCGCCCTTATGGACCAGTTCATGCCGAAGTGGACGTTTTATCGCAGCGAGCTGAACCGGTTGCCCGTTCGCTCAGAGGAATGGAATAACGCCTAG
- a CDS encoding DUF751 family protein: MANQDFLKTIAKYPTFLAGALLGIFFAAFGWAKPLFRKRLSGALAILFLVGFVAFVVLTVRAMLMLD, translated from the coding sequence ATGGCCAACCAGGACTTCCTCAAGACGATTGCCAAGTACCCGACTTTTCTGGCCGGGGCGCTCTTGGGCATCTTCTTCGCCGCCTTCGGCTGGGCGAAACCGCTGTTTCGCAAACGCCTCAGCGGGGCACTGGCTATTTTGTTCCTCGTCGGCTTCGTCGCCTTCGTCGTTCTGACGGTGCGCGCGATGCTGATGCTCGATTAG
- the argJ gene encoding bifunctional glutamate N-acetyltransferase/amino-acid acetyltransferase ArgJ, whose translation MADFEWVAGGVTAAKGFRAGGIASGIKPSGKTDLALIYSENPSAAAGVYTTNLVQAAPVTYNRKLLQQRGKACAIVVNSGNANAATGKAGEEAAIETAQVFARALGFSADQVLVASTGVIGVPLPIEKIRTAAQALVDAATETGSDAAAEAILTTDLVAKSCAVRATIAGKTVHVGGIAKGSGMIHPQMATLLAFITSDCSVDIDLWRQIVARAADRSFNQITVDGDTSTNDMLLALASGEAKNPRLLDAASPEAALLEQMVSAVCVDLAKKVVRDGEGATKLIEVQVTGTDDDAQARKIALTVASSLLVKSAMFGNDPNWGRLAAAAGRAGVKFDPAALAVRLGTFALMEAGQPLAFDRAAASDYLKSSDTVEVHLQVGPGPGNGIAWGCDLSYDYVKINAEYTT comes from the coding sequence ATGGCGGATTTCGAGTGGGTGGCCGGCGGGGTGACCGCAGCAAAGGGCTTTCGCGCGGGCGGCATCGCCAGCGGCATCAAACCGAGCGGCAAAACGGATCTGGCGCTCATCTATTCGGAGAACCCCTCGGCGGCGGCCGGGGTGTACACCACCAACCTGGTCCAGGCCGCCCCGGTGACCTATAACCGCAAGTTGCTGCAGCAGCGGGGCAAAGCCTGCGCCATCGTCGTCAATTCCGGCAACGCCAACGCCGCCACCGGCAAAGCGGGCGAGGAGGCCGCCATCGAGACCGCCCAGGTCTTTGCCCGTGCGCTCGGCTTCAGCGCCGATCAGGTGCTGGTGGCTTCTACCGGGGTGATCGGGGTGCCGCTGCCCATCGAAAAAATTCGCACCGCCGCCCAGGCTCTAGTCGATGCGGCGACCGAGACCGGCTCCGATGCGGCGGCCGAAGCGATTCTCACCACCGACCTGGTGGCCAAATCCTGCGCGGTGCGCGCGACTATCGCAGGCAAGACCGTGCACGTGGGCGGCATCGCCAAAGGTTCAGGGATGATCCACCCGCAGATGGCGACGTTGCTGGCTTTCATCACCAGCGACTGCTCGGTGGATATCGACCTGTGGCGGCAGATCGTGGCCAGAGCCGCCGACCGCTCCTTCAACCAGATCACCGTCGACGGCGATACCAGCACCAACGACATGCTGCTGGCCCTGGCGAGCGGCGAAGCGAAAAATCCCCGCCTACTCGATGCGGCGAGCCCCGAAGCGGCCTTGCTCGAGCAGATGGTGAGTGCTGTGTGTGTGGATCTGGCCAAAAAAGTCGTGCGCGACGGCGAGGGGGCGACCAAGCTCATCGAGGTGCAGGTCACGGGTACCGACGACGACGCCCAGGCGCGCAAGATCGCCCTCACCGTGGCCAGTTCTTTGCTGGTCAAATCAGCGATGTTCGGCAACGATCCCAACTGGGGCCGCCTCGCAGCGGCGGCTGGGCGGGCGGGGGTCAAATTTGACCCGGCAGCACTTGCAGTGCGCCTGGGGACATTTGCCCTGATGGAGGCGGGCCAGCCACTCGCTTTTGATCGGGCTGCCGCGTCGGACTACCTCAAAAGCTCGGACACCGTCGAAGTGCATCTGCAGGTCGGCCCCGGACCCGGAAACGGCATCGCCTGGGGCTGCGATCTGAGCTACGACTACGTCAAGATCAACGCCGAGTACACGACCTGA